In the Panulirus ornatus isolate Po-2019 chromosome 57, ASM3632096v1, whole genome shotgun sequence genome, one interval contains:
- the LOC139766198 gene encoding uncharacterized protein — MAALHDLLPEGTLRKVWWMTHSLQSPSLTHLLEAKPIPPRQMGAEARTTVAMIFMSSGTTGRPKGVMLSHTSLIMPYICNRYLMSLIEGGNLVMKMVYQAALIILPLHHMYGYAIMMNTIFFGGTAILLPNFSPKKFFKTIEEFKITLCPLVPHIANFLSETPLLHQYDISSIIGFNSAAAPISPVTLSTVKEKTGKGFGTTYGMTEAAVICSNNERLGFKPGAVGRVFPHSQVKVVDTESGQMLAEGQEGEVCVQGPNRMLGYINDPKATAAAIDVDGWLHTGDLGYYDQDNFLFLTDRSRDIIKVKGLQGEDAGNGDQI; from the coding sequence ATGGCCGCCTTGCATGACCTCCTCCCAGAGGGTACCCTGCGGAAGGTGTGGTGGATGACCCACTCCCTCCAGAGTCCGTCTCTCACGCATCTCCTCGAGGCAAAACCCATACCGCCCCGCCAAATGGGTGCTGAGGCCCGCACCACAGTGGCCATGATCTTCATGTCCTCAGGCACAACGGGTCGACCGAAGGGTGTCATGCTTTCACATACCAGCCTCATCATGCCTTATATCTGCAACAGGTACCTGATGAGCCTGATTGAAGGTGGGAATTTAGTAATGAAGATGGTGTACCAGGCTGCACTGATCATTCTACCCCTCCATCACATGTATGGGTATGcaatcatgatgaacaccatcttCTTCGGTGGCACTGCCATCCTCCTCCCAAATTTCTCACCCAAGAAGTTCTTTAAAACAATTGAGGAGTTTAAGATTACATTATGCCCACTGGTGCCCCATATTGCCAACTTTTTATCTGAGACGCCACTCCTGCACCAGTATGATATATCATCCATCATAGGCTTCAACTCTGCGGCTgcacctatctctcctgtcactcTCTCTACAGTAAAGGAGAAAACAGGGAAGGGGTTTGGTACGACCTATGGGATGACTGAGGCAGCAGTCATCTGCAGCAATAATGAAAGGCTAGGCTTTAAGCCAGGGGCAGTTGGTCGTGTCTTTCCTCATTCCCAGGTCAAGGTGGTAGACACTGAGAGTGGACAAATGCTAGCTGAGGGTCAggagggagaagtgtgtgtgcAGGGACCCAATCGCATGTTAGGCTACATCAATGATCCCAAGGCCACTGCTGCTGCCATTGATGTTGATGGCTGGCTCCATACAGGTGATCTGGGCTACTATGATCAGGACaacttcctcttcctcactgACAGGAGCAGAGATATCATCAAAGTCAAAGGACTGCAGGGAGaggacgcgggaaacggcgatcaaatttaa